Proteins from a single region of Pseudomonas sp. BSw22131:
- a CDS encoding response regulator transcription factor: MKLLVVEDEALLRHHLLTRLTESGHVVEAVANAEEALYQVGQFNHDLAVIDLGLPGMGGLDLIRQLRAQNKAFPILILTARGNWQDKVEGLASGADDYVVKPFQFEELEARLNALLRRSSGFTQSTIIAGPLMLDLNRKQAVLDEQPLALTAYEYRILEYLMRHHQQVVPKERLMEQLYPDDDERDPNVIEVLVGRLRRKLEGPDGFKPIETVRGLGYLFTERCK; the protein is encoded by the coding sequence ATGAAATTGCTGGTTGTCGAGGACGAGGCGTTGTTGCGCCACCATTTGCTGACGCGTCTGACTGAAAGCGGTCACGTGGTCGAAGCGGTGGCCAATGCCGAAGAGGCGCTGTATCAGGTGGGGCAGTTCAATCACGACCTGGCGGTCATCGATCTCGGGCTGCCGGGCATGGGCGGTCTGGATTTGATTCGCCAGTTACGCGCCCAGAACAAGGCGTTCCCTATTCTCATTCTGACCGCGCGCGGCAACTGGCAGGACAAGGTCGAAGGCCTCGCGTCCGGTGCCGATGATTACGTGGTCAAGCCGTTTCAGTTCGAAGAGCTGGAAGCACGACTCAACGCGTTGCTGCGTCGCTCCAGCGGTTTTACTCAGTCGACGATCATCGCCGGGCCGTTGATGCTGGACCTCAATCGCAAGCAGGCGGTGCTCGATGAGCAGCCGCTGGCGTTGACCGCTTATGAATACCGGATTCTCGAATACCTCATGCGCCATCATCAGCAAGTGGTGCCCAAAGAGCGCCTGATGGAGCAGTTGTACCCCGACGATGACGAGCGCGATCCGAACGTGATCGAAGTGTTGGTGGGCCGGTTGCGCCGCAAGCTCGAAGGGCCGGATGGCTTCAAACCCATCGAGACCGTGCGCGGTCTGGGGTATCTGTTCACCGAGCGCTGTAAATGA
- a CDS encoding Yip1 family protein: MIHHVLGLFTHPDQEWLEIRGEKEQSISRMYLTHTLILAAIPPISAFVGMTQSGWVISDRAPVLLTLESAGWMALMSYIAMLAGVAVMGGFIHWMARTYDASPTLASCVAFSTYTATPLFIGGLAALYPHMWLGMMAGLAAVCYTVYLLYVGLPLFMNIPADEGFMFSSSVLAVGLVVLVAIMAFTVVLWGIGVGPQYTP, translated from the coding sequence ATGATCCATCACGTCCTGGGGCTGTTCACGCACCCCGATCAAGAATGGCTGGAGATACGTGGCGAAAAAGAACAAAGCATCAGCCGCATGTACCTCACTCACACGTTGATCCTGGCGGCGATACCGCCCATTTCCGCCTTCGTCGGCATGACGCAGAGCGGTTGGGTCATCAGCGATCGTGCGCCCGTGCTGCTGACCCTCGAGAGTGCCGGCTGGATGGCGCTCATGTCGTACATCGCCATGCTCGCTGGCGTTGCGGTCATGGGCGGGTTCATTCACTGGATGGCGCGTACTTACGATGCCTCGCCAACCCTGGCCAGTTGCGTGGCGTTCTCGACCTACACCGCCACCCCACTGTTCATTGGCGGCCTGGCGGCGCTGTACCCGCACATGTGGCTGGGCATGATGGCCGGGCTGGCGGCGGTCTGCTACACGGTTTACCTGCTGTACGTAGGGTTGCCGCTGTTCATGAATATCCCCGCAGACGAAGGCTTCATGTTTTCAAGCTCGGTGCTGGCGGTGGGACTGGTGGTGCTGGTGGCGATCATGGCCTTTACCGTGGTGCTGTGGGGCATCGGGGTTGGGCCCCAGTACACCCCTTGA
- a CDS encoding trans-3-hydroxy-L-proline dehydratase — MRSSKVIHVVSCHAEGEVGDVIVGGVAPPPGDTIWEQSRWIEKDNVLRNFMLNEPRGGVFRHVNLLVPPKNPKAQMGWIIMEPADVPPMSGSNSLCVATVLLESGILPMTEPQTRLILEAPGGLIEAIAQCRDGKVQSVEVHNHPSFADQLDVWIEVPGLGSIKVDTAYGGDSFVIVDSGGLGFSLKADEAKDLVETGLKITQAANEQLGFRHPLNKDWNHISFCQIAAPVNYDGGVANAANAVVIRPGKIDRSPCGTGCSARLAVLHAKGELKVGDRFIGRSIIGSEFHCKIQSETDVAGRKAIVPSLSGRAWITGTHQHMLDPSDPWPEGYKLTDTWPVGLQL, encoded by the coding sequence ATGCGCTCATCGAAAGTGATACATGTGGTCAGTTGCCACGCCGAGGGTGAAGTCGGCGATGTGATCGTTGGCGGCGTTGCACCGCCGCCCGGCGACACGATCTGGGAACAGTCGCGCTGGATCGAAAAGGACAACGTGCTGCGTAACTTCATGCTCAACGAGCCGCGTGGCGGGGTCTTCCGTCACGTTAATTTGCTGGTGCCGCCCAAAAACCCGAAAGCGCAGATGGGCTGGATCATCATGGAGCCCGCCGATGTGCCGCCGATGTCCGGCTCCAACTCGCTGTGTGTGGCGACGGTGCTGCTGGAGAGCGGCATCCTGCCGATGACCGAGCCGCAAACACGCTTGATCCTGGAAGCCCCCGGCGGGTTGATCGAAGCCATCGCGCAATGCCGCGACGGCAAGGTGCAGAGCGTCGAGGTGCATAACCATCCCTCGTTTGCCGATCAGCTGGACGTGTGGATCGAGGTGCCGGGGCTGGGCTCGATCAAGGTCGATACCGCGTACGGCGGCGATAGTTTTGTCATCGTTGACTCAGGAGGCCTGGGCTTTTCGTTGAAGGCCGATGAAGCAAAAGACCTGGTAGAAACGGGCCTCAAGATCACCCAGGCCGCCAACGAGCAGTTGGGTTTCCGCCATCCGCTGAACAAGGACTGGAACCACATTTCGTTCTGCCAGATCGCGGCGCCCGTGAACTACGACGGTGGCGTGGCCAATGCCGCGAACGCTGTGGTGATTCGCCCCGGCAAGATCGACCGTTCACCGTGCGGCACCGGCTGTTCGGCGCGCCTTGCGGTGCTGCATGCCAAGGGCGAGTTGAAGGTGGGAGACCGTTTTATCGGGCGCTCGATCATCGGGTCTGAGTTTCACTGCAAGATCCAGAGCGAAACCGATGTGGCTGGGCGCAAGGCGATTGTGCCGAGCTTGTCGGGACGCGCCTGGATCACCGGCACCCATCAACACATGCTCGACCCCAGCGATCCGTGGCCGGAGGGGTACAAGTTGACGGACACCTGGCCGGTAGGACTGCAGTTGTAA
- a CDS encoding 4'-phosphopantetheinyl transferase family protein has translation MNQPTQLPACCPALQSHWPLPQALPGAVLISGTFDPTQLAEGDFQRCLIDPPASIQRSVAKRQTEYLAGRLCAREAMLRLDGRVHVPLIGEDRAPVWPEDLCGAITHSTGWAAAIVANTLQWRSLGMDTENLLTHERAARLAAEILTTDELERMAVAPEDQVAQCVTLTFSLKESLFKALYPLVLKRFYFHDAELLEWSDEGAARLRLKIDLSPEWHTGKTLEAQFSMQHGQVLSLISIPATL, from the coding sequence ATGAATCAGCCCACCCAACTTCCCGCCTGCTGCCCTGCACTCCAATCTCACTGGCCGCTGCCACAAGCGCTTCCGGGCGCTGTGCTGATCAGCGGCACTTTTGACCCGACGCAATTGGCCGAGGGCGATTTTCAGCGCTGCCTGATTGACCCGCCCGCCAGCATTCAGCGCTCGGTCGCCAAGCGTCAGACCGAGTACCTCGCTGGCAGATTGTGCGCACGCGAGGCCATGCTCAGGCTCGACGGCCGGGTGCACGTGCCGCTGATTGGCGAAGACCGTGCGCCGGTCTGGCCCGAAGACCTCTGCGGCGCGATCACCCACAGCACCGGCTGGGCCGCCGCCATCGTGGCGAACACGCTGCAATGGCGCAGCCTGGGAATGGACACGGAAAACCTGCTGACCCACGAGCGGGCAGCGCGACTGGCGGCAGAAATACTCACTACCGATGAGCTGGAGCGCATGGCCGTTGCGCCCGAGGATCAGGTCGCACAGTGCGTCACCCTCACGTTCTCGCTCAAGGAAAGCCTGTTCAAAGCGCTTTACCCCCTCGTCCTCAAGCGCTTCTATTTCCATGACGCCGAACTGCTGGAATGGTCCGACGAAGGTGCCGCCCGGCTGCGTCTGAAGATCGATCTGTCACCCGAATGGCACACCGGCAAAACGCTGGAAGCACAGTTCAGCATGCAGCACGGCCAAGTCCTCAGCCTCATCAGCATCCCCGCCACTCTGTAG
- a CDS encoding dicarboxylate/amino acid:cation symporter, translating into MTTRQPLYKSLYLQVIVAIVIGIALGHWYPETAVSLKPLGDGFIKLIKMVIAPIIFCTVVSGIAGMQSMKSVGKTGGYALLYFEIVSTIALLIGLVVVNVVQPGAGMHIDVTTLDASKIAAYVTAGKDQSIVGFILNVIPNTIVGAFANGDILQVLMFSVIFGFALHRLGAYGKPVLDFIDRFAHVMFNIINMIMKLAPLGALGAMAFTIGAYGVSSLVQLGQLMLCFYITCVLFVLVVLGGIARAHGFSVIKLIKYIREELLIVLGTSSSESALPRMLIKMERLGAKKSVVGLVIPTGYSFNLDGTSIYLTMAAVFIAQATDTHMDITHQITLLLVLLLSSKGAAGVTGSGFIVLAATLSAVGHLPVAGLALILGIDRFMSEARALTNLVGNAVATLVVAKWVKELDVDVLQAELASGGRAIDENRPMDDLGVAEGPAPAGRS; encoded by the coding sequence ATGACGACTCGTCAGCCACTGTACAAATCCCTTTATCTCCAGGTAATCGTTGCGATCGTTATCGGTATCGCGCTCGGTCACTGGTATCCCGAAACCGCCGTGTCGCTCAAGCCTCTGGGCGACGGATTCATCAAACTGATCAAAATGGTCATCGCCCCGATCATCTTCTGCACCGTTGTCAGCGGTATTGCTGGCATGCAGAGCATGAAATCGGTCGGCAAGACTGGCGGTTACGCCCTGCTTTACTTCGAAATCGTCTCCACCATCGCGCTGCTGATCGGCCTTGTCGTGGTCAACGTTGTGCAACCGGGCGCCGGCATGCACATCGACGTCACCACACTGGATGCGTCCAAAATCGCGGCTTATGTAACCGCCGGTAAGGACCAGAGCATCGTCGGCTTCATCCTCAACGTGATCCCGAACACCATTGTCGGCGCGTTCGCCAACGGCGACATCCTGCAAGTGCTGATGTTCTCGGTGATCTTCGGTTTCGCCCTGCACCGCCTGGGTGCTTACGGCAAGCCGGTCCTGGACTTCATTGATCGCTTCGCTCACGTGATGTTCAACATCATCAACATGATCATGAAGCTGGCGCCACTGGGTGCGTTGGGCGCCATGGCGTTCACCATCGGTGCATACGGCGTGAGTTCGCTGGTGCAACTGGGTCAGCTGATGCTGTGCTTCTACATCACCTGCGTGCTGTTCGTGCTGGTGGTGCTGGGCGGTATCGCGCGCGCCCACGGCTTCAGCGTCATCAAGCTGATCAAGTACATCCGTGAAGAACTGTTGATCGTGCTGGGTACGTCGTCTTCCGAGTCGGCACTGCCACGCATGCTGATCAAGATGGAGCGTCTGGGCGCGAAGAAATCGGTCGTGGGTCTGGTGATCCCGACAGGCTACTCGTTCAACCTGGACGGTACTTCGATCTACCTGACAATGGCCGCCGTGTTCATCGCTCAGGCGACTGACACCCACATGGACATCACGCACCAGATCACCCTGTTGCTGGTGCTGCTGCTGTCGTCCAAAGGTGCTGCTGGCGTAACCGGTTCTGGCTTCATCGTACTGGCCGCCACCCTGTCGGCTGTCGGTCACCTGCCGGTTGCCGGTCTGGCGCTGATCCTGGGTATCGACCGTTTCATGTCCGAAGCACGCGCACTGACCAACCTGGTCGGTAACGCCGTCGCCACCCTGGTCGTTGCCAAGTGGGTGAAAGAGCTGGACGTGGACGTGCTGCAAGCCGAGCTGGCATCGGGTGGCCGTGCCATCGACGAAAACCGTCCGATGGACGACCTGGGTGTGGCTGAAGGCCCGGCGCCTGCCGGTCGTTCGTAA
- a CDS encoding ATP-binding protein: MIRSLRLRLMLAAATLAVIFMLLMLPALQSAFSLALESSIEKRLASDVTTLISAARVEDGRLLMPTLLPGEQFSLPDSRLLGYIYNRQGQLVWRSRASQEEDIEYHPRYDGRGNEFAKIREDNGEEFFVYDVEVKLLGGRNAAFSIVALQPVREYQEVISGLREKLYFGFGGALLVLLALLWVGLTWGLRSLRGMSQELDQVEAGSRESLSEEHPSELLRLTDSLNRLLSSEREQRSRYRDSLDDLAHSLKTPLAVLQGVSETIAKRPEDVEQARILQSQIERMSQQIGYQLQRASLRKSGLVRHHVNLKPVVQSLCNTLDKVYRDKRVNVVLDLPEDCQVQMEEGALLEMLGNLLENAYRLCLSEVRVSWTGSIMGDELCIEDDGPGVPESQRARILERGERLDRQNPGQGIGLAVVKDIIESYSARLTLGDSNLGGAAFRIHFQL; encoded by the coding sequence ATGATTCGTTCGCTTCGCCTGCGCTTGATGCTGGCCGCCGCGACCCTGGCGGTCATTTTCATGTTGTTGATGTTGCCGGCGTTGCAGAGCGCGTTCAGCCTGGCGCTCGAAAGCTCCATTGAAAAGCGTCTGGCCTCGGACGTGACGACGCTGATCTCTGCGGCGCGCGTCGAAGATGGTCGGCTGCTGATGCCCACGCTACTGCCCGGCGAGCAGTTCAGCCTGCCCGACAGCCGCTTGCTCGGTTACATCTATAACCGTCAGGGCCAGTTGGTCTGGCGGTCACGCGCGAGCCAGGAAGAGGACATCGAGTACCATCCACGTTATGACGGCCGCGGCAACGAGTTCGCGAAAATCCGTGAAGACAACGGCGAAGAGTTCTTCGTGTATGACGTGGAAGTCAAACTGTTGGGTGGGCGTAACGCCGCGTTCAGCATCGTCGCGCTGCAACCGGTGCGCGAGTATCAGGAGGTCATTTCGGGGCTTCGGGAAAAACTCTATTTCGGTTTCGGCGGCGCGTTGCTGGTGCTGCTGGCCTTGCTCTGGGTCGGTCTGACGTGGGGGCTGCGCTCCCTGCGGGGCATGAGTCAGGAACTTGATCAGGTCGAGGCCGGCTCGCGTGAAAGCCTCAGTGAAGAACACCCAAGCGAATTGCTGCGCCTCACAGACTCGCTCAACCGGCTGTTGAGCAGCGAACGTGAGCAGCGCAGTCGTTATCGCGACTCCCTCGACGACCTGGCTCATAGCCTGAAAACTCCGCTGGCGGTGCTTCAGGGTGTTAGCGAAACCATCGCCAAACGCCCCGAAGACGTAGAGCAGGCGCGCATCCTGCAATCGCAGATCGAGCGCATGAGCCAGCAGATCGGCTACCAGTTGCAACGTGCCAGCCTGCGCAAAAGCGGGCTGGTTCGCCATCACGTCAACCTCAAGCCAGTGGTGCAAAGCCTGTGCAACACGCTGGACAAGGTCTACCGCGACAAGCGCGTGAACGTGGTGCTCGATTTGCCGGAAGACTGTCAGGTGCAGATGGAGGAGGGCGCGTTGCTGGAGATGCTCGGCAACCTGTTGGAAAACGCCTACCGCCTATGCCTGAGCGAGGTGCGCGTGAGCTGGACGGGGTCGATCATGGGCGACGAGCTTTGCATCGAGGACGATGGCCCTGGCGTGCCGGAGAGCCAGCGCGCGCGGATTCTCGAGCGCGGCGAGCGGCTGGATCGGCAGAACCCGGGTCAGGGCATCGGCCTGGCGGTGGTCAAGGACATCATCGAAAGCTACAGCGCACGTCTGACGCTGGGGGATTCGAATCTGGGCGGCGCAGCGTTTCGTATTCACTTTCAGCTATAA
- a CDS encoding SprT family zinc-dependent metalloprotease gives MPEQLNTRVETCYQQAEDFFKRSFKRPVVSLKLRGQKAGVAHLHENLLRFNPQLYRENTEDFLRQTVPHEVAHLIAHQLFGGTIAPHGEEWQLIMRGVYELPPNRCHTYEIQRRSVMRYIYRCPCPTGEFAFSGQRHKLVRKGRRYLCRSCRQVLVFSGETRVE, from the coding sequence ATGCCCGAGCAACTCAATACCCGCGTCGAAACCTGCTATCAGCAAGCCGAAGATTTTTTCAAACGCTCCTTCAAACGGCCTGTGGTCAGCCTCAAGCTGCGTGGGCAGAAAGCAGGCGTCGCGCACCTGCACGAAAACCTGCTGCGCTTCAATCCGCAGCTGTACCGCGAAAATACTGAAGATTTTCTACGTCAGACCGTCCCCCACGAAGTCGCCCATCTGATTGCCCATCAGCTGTTCGGCGGCACCATCGCGCCCCACGGCGAGGAATGGCAGTTGATCATGCGCGGCGTGTACGAGCTGCCGCCCAACCGCTGCCACACCTATGAAATCCAGCGCCGCAGCGTGATGCGCTACATCTATCGTTGCCCGTGCCCGACAGGTGAGTTCGCCTTTTCGGGGCAACGCCACAAGCTGGTCAGAAAAGGCCGGCGTTACCTGTGCCGCAGTTGTCGTCAGGTGCTGGTATTCAGCGGCGAAACGCGGGTCGAGTGA
- the ttcA gene encoding tRNA 2-thiocytidine(32) synthetase TtcA codes for MSTLSVNQNKLQKRLRRLAGEAVADFNMIEEGDKVMVCLSGGKDSYTLLDVLMHFQKVAPISFQIVAVNMDQKQPGFPEHVLPAYLEALGVDYHIVEKDTYSLVKELIPEGKTTCSLCSRLRRGTLYTFADEIGATKMALGHHRDDIVETFFLNMFFNGSLKAMPPKLRADDGRNVVIRPLAYCAEKDIQAYSDLKQFPIIPCNLCGSQENLQRQVVKDMLQEWDRKTPGRTDSIFRSLQNVQPSQLADRNLFDFTSLRIDETAASRFVKVVNV; via the coding sequence ATGAGCACCCTTTCAGTCAATCAGAACAAACTGCAGAAGCGTCTGCGCCGGCTTGCGGGCGAGGCCGTGGCCGATTTCAACATGATTGAGGAGGGCGACAAGGTGATGGTCTGCCTGTCCGGCGGCAAGGACAGCTACACGTTGCTCGACGTGCTGATGCACTTCCAGAAAGTCGCGCCGATCTCGTTCCAGATCGTTGCCGTCAACATGGATCAGAAACAGCCCGGCTTTCCTGAGCATGTCCTGCCCGCTTACCTGGAAGCGCTGGGGGTCGATTACCACATCGTCGAGAAGGACACCTATTCGTTGGTCAAGGAATTGATCCCGGAAGGCAAAACCACGTGTTCACTGTGCTCGCGCTTGCGCCGCGGCACGCTGTACACCTTTGCCGATGAAATTGGCGCGACCAAGATGGCGCTCGGGCATCACCGCGACGACATCGTCGAAACCTTCTTCCTCAATATGTTCTTCAATGGCTCGCTAAAGGCCATGCCGCCGAAACTGCGCGCCGACGATGGCCGCAACGTGGTGATCCGGCCTTTGGCGTACTGCGCCGAGAAGGATATCCAGGCGTATTCGGACCTCAAGCAATTCCCGATCATCCCGTGCAACCTGTGCGGCTCTCAGGAAAACCTGCAGCGGCAGGTGGTCAAGGACATGTTGCAGGAGTGGGACCGCAAAACCCCGGGCCGTACCGACAGCATTTTCCGTAGCCTGCAAAACGTCCAGCCCTCGCAGTTGGCGGACCGTAACCTGTTCGATTTCACCAGCCTGCGGATCGACGAAACAGCCGCTTCGCGGTTTGTGAAGGTGGTGAATGTTTAA
- a CDS encoding dihydrodipicolinate synthase family protein — MSKTVTWSGVFPAVTTQFNADFSVNLEATHAVISNLVRDGVSGLVICGTVGENTSLSLAEKISLVEVAKDASGGRVPVISGIAEFTSAQASTVAKDVKKAGADGIMLMPALVYSSKPFETAAHFRTVAAATDLPMMVYNNPPIYKNDVTPDILISLADCDTIVCFKDSSGNTNRFIDVRNEVGDRFVLFAGLDDVLVESVAVGAVGWVSGMSNAFPKEGETLFRLAKAGRFAEAMALYEWFMPLLHLDARPDLVQCIKLCEAIMERGSALTRPPRLALPDSDREYVEKLMKTALANRPTLPDVGL, encoded by the coding sequence ATGAGCAAAACCGTAACCTGGAGCGGTGTCTTCCCTGCCGTCACCACTCAATTCAATGCTGACTTTTCCGTCAACCTGGAAGCGACCCACGCGGTCATTTCCAATCTGGTACGCGATGGCGTTTCCGGGCTGGTCATTTGTGGCACGGTCGGCGAAAACACATCGCTCAGCCTGGCCGAAAAAATCAGCCTGGTGGAAGTTGCCAAAGACGCTTCCGGAGGCCGCGTGCCGGTGATTTCGGGGATCGCCGAATTCACCAGCGCCCAGGCCAGCACCGTGGCCAAGGATGTAAAAAAAGCCGGTGCCGACGGGATCATGCTGATGCCAGCGCTGGTTTACTCGTCCAAACCGTTCGAGACCGCCGCGCATTTTCGCACCGTGGCCGCCGCCACGGACCTGCCGATGATGGTCTACAACAACCCGCCGATTTACAAAAACGACGTCACGCCGGACATCCTGATTTCCTTGGCTGACTGCGACACCATCGTCTGTTTCAAGGATTCGTCGGGTAACACCAACCGCTTCATCGATGTGCGCAATGAAGTCGGCGACCGTTTCGTACTGTTCGCGGGGCTGGACGACGTACTGGTCGAAAGCGTCGCGGTAGGCGCCGTGGGCTGGGTATCGGGCATGTCCAACGCCTTTCCGAAAGAGGGTGAAACCCTGTTCCGTCTGGCCAAGGCAGGACGTTTCGCCGAGGCAATGGCGCTTTACGAGTGGTTCATGCCGCTGTTGCACCTGGACGCGCGTCCGGATCTGGTGCAGTGCATCAAGCTGTGCGAAGCGATCATGGAACGCGGCAGCGCCCTCACCCGCCCACCGCGCCTGGCCCTGCCGGACAGTGATCGCGAATACGTCGAAAAGCTGATGAAGACCGCGCTGGCCAACCGCCCGACCTTGCCGGATGTGGGGTTGTAA
- a CDS encoding dienelactone hydrolase family protein: MRLLIALAMMCLTGLAQAEVKTRQIDYQSADGTKLVGYYAYDDAIKGPRPGIVVVHEWWGLNDYAKRRARDLAVLGYSAMAIDMYGEGKNTEHPADAMAFMKAALKDSAASNKRFDAGVEQLKKQPETNPDKIAAIGYCFGGKIVLDAARRGEPLAGVVSFHGALVTDTPATPGSVKAPILVEHGNGDTMVTAENVAIFKKEMDAAKADYKFVGIDGAKHGFTNPDADKLSHGEHGGPDIGYNKAADMSSWADMKAFLKEAFSKNSSM, translated from the coding sequence ATGCGGTTGTTGATTGCTCTCGCAATGATGTGCCTGACGGGCCTTGCCCAGGCGGAAGTCAAAACCCGACAGATCGACTATCAAAGCGCCGACGGCACCAAGCTGGTGGGCTACTACGCCTACGACGACGCGATCAAAGGCCCGAGGCCCGGCATCGTGGTCGTCCACGAATGGTGGGGGCTGAATGACTATGCCAAGCGCCGCGCCCGCGATCTGGCTGTGCTGGGCTACAGCGCCATGGCCATCGACATGTACGGCGAAGGCAAAAATACCGAACATCCGGCTGACGCCATGGCCTTCATGAAAGCAGCCTTGAAAGACAGCGCCGCGTCGAACAAGCGCTTTGACGCTGGCGTTGAACAACTGAAGAAACAGCCCGAGACCAACCCCGACAAGATCGCCGCCATTGGCTACTGCTTCGGCGGCAAGATCGTGCTGGACGCCGCACGCCGTGGTGAACCGTTGGCCGGCGTGGTGAGCTTTCACGGTGCACTGGTTACCGACACCCCCGCCACACCCGGCAGCGTGAAGGCGCCAATTCTGGTCGAGCATGGCAACGGCGACACCATGGTCACCGCCGAGAACGTCGCCATTTTCAAAAAGGAAATGGACGCGGCCAAGGCTGACTACAAATTCGTCGGCATCGACGGCGCCAAACACGGTTTCACCAACCCCGACGCCGACAAACTCAGCCATGGTGAGCACGGCGGACCGGACATCGGCTACAACAAGGCGGCGGACATGAGTTCCTGGGCCGACATGAAGGCATTCCTGAAAGAAGCCTTTTCGAAGAATTCTTCGATGTAA
- a CDS encoding ATP-binding protein yields MNSIFLRIYGGMLGVLVLVALLGVLTLHLVNSVRTEQYREHLAHGTFTLMADNLKPMGPIDRGRALAVWERLLGIPLKLETAEQAHLDGGSRNRLSRGHVVVEQTGPHAARVFRQVEEGAPGQSGALLLSGEVRQISEQLARATLYLLVDELVRSPVDEQPMHLEALRRSKGFGFDMHLVTLDQLDVDDDQRRRIAEGDTVMALGKGGDSIRVLSGVGKTPWVLELGPLYQMNPYPPQLLILIALLGLCFIGLVVYLLVRRLERRLLGLEAAATQIAQGSLDTRVPSAGSDSVGRLATAFNGMAEHLQRALTIQREMVRAVSHELRTPVARLRFGLEMIGDAATPEARQKYMAGMDNDIQDLDKLVDEMLTYARLEQGSPTLNFQRVDLEGLIHQVIEELAPLRADVRVSFGESLKGMPLEGECEGDQRWVHAEPRYLHRALQNLVSNAIRHAESEVCISYQLVQERCRIDVEDDGPGVPESAWERIFTPFMRLDDSRTRASGGHGLGLSIVRRIIYWHDGRALIGRSERLGGACFSLTWPRRQDGA; encoded by the coding sequence ATGAACTCCATTTTCCTACGCATCTACGGCGGCATGCTTGGCGTGCTGGTGCTGGTGGCCTTGCTCGGGGTGTTGACGCTGCACTTGGTCAACAGCGTGCGCACCGAGCAATACCGCGAGCACCTGGCCCACGGCACGTTCACGCTGATGGCGGACAACCTCAAGCCCATGGGCCCGATTGATCGTGGACGCGCACTGGCGGTGTGGGAACGGTTGCTGGGCATCCCGCTGAAGCTGGAAACCGCCGAGCAGGCTCACCTCGATGGCGGCAGTCGCAATCGCCTGAGCCGTGGGCATGTGGTGGTGGAACAGACCGGGCCGCACGCCGCGAGAGTGTTTCGGCAAGTGGAGGAGGGCGCGCCGGGCCAGTCCGGGGCCTTGTTGCTGAGCGGCGAAGTGCGGCAGATCAGCGAACAACTGGCCCGCGCCACCCTTTATCTGCTGGTCGATGAACTGGTGCGCTCGCCGGTGGACGAGCAGCCGATGCACCTGGAAGCCCTGCGCCGCAGCAAAGGTTTCGGCTTTGATATGCACTTGGTCACGCTCGATCAGCTGGACGTCGACGATGACCAGCGCCGACGCATCGCCGAGGGCGACACGGTGATGGCGCTGGGCAAGGGTGGCGATTCGATCCGGGTGTTGTCCGGCGTCGGTAAAACCCCGTGGGTGCTTGAGCTGGGTCCGCTGTACCAGATGAACCCTTATCCGCCGCAGCTGTTGATACTGATCGCGTTGCTGGGGCTGTGCTTCATCGGGCTGGTGGTTTATTTGCTGGTGCGACGCCTCGAGCGCCGCTTGCTCGGGCTGGAAGCCGCCGCCACGCAGATCGCCCAAGGCAGCCTCGACACCCGCGTGCCCTCGGCTGGCAGCGATTCGGTGGGGCGACTTGCAACGGCGTTCAACGGCATGGCCGAGCACTTGCAGCGCGCGTTGACCATCCAGCGCGAAATGGTGCGCGCTGTGTCTCACGAGTTGCGCACGCCAGTGGCGCGTCTGCGTTTCGGGCTGGAAATGATTGGCGACGCAGCGACCCCCGAGGCGCGGCAGAAGTACATGGCCGGCATGGACAACGATATTCAGGACCTCGACAAGCTGGTGGACGAGATGCTGACGTATGCGCGACTGGAGCAGGGTTCGCCGACCCTGAATTTCCAGCGCGTCGATCTGGAAGGGTTGATCCACCAGGTGATCGAAGAGTTGGCGCCGTTGCGCGCCGATGTGCGTGTCTCGTTCGGGGAAAGCCTCAAGGGCATGCCGCTTGAGGGCGAATGCGAGGGAGATCAGCGTTGGGTGCACGCCGAGCCGCGCTATCTGCACCGGGCGTTGCAGAATCTGGTGAGCAACGCCATTCGCCATGCCGAATCCGAGGTGTGCATCAGTTATCAACTGGTACAGGAGCGCTGCCGTATTGACGTGGAGGATGACGGGCCCGGCGTGCCGGAAAGCGCGTGGGAGCGGATTTTTACACCGTTCATGCGCCTAGACGACAGCCGCACGCGGGCCTCGGGCGGCCATGGGCTGGGGTTGTCGATTGTGCGGCGGATCATTTACTGGCACGACGGCCGCGCTTTGATTGGGCGCAGTGAGCGACTGGGCGGCGCGTGCTTCAGCCTGACATGGCCACGTCGGCAGGATGGCGCATGA